From Thermococcus barophilus MP:
ATGCCTTTCCTTAAACGAGGTGAACCTGCGTTTTATGCCAACATTATAGGGATGTCTCTATTGCTATTGTTCATAATTGGGATATCTGCTCTTCAATACAAAGATGCGAGAAATAGAAAAATAAAGAAATATCAATAAACTCTGTTGGAGTCCAGAATTGACATTATCTCACTGAAGTCTATTTTTCCAATTCCAATGAAGCTGTCAGCGGCACCGTATGCTATAAGGATTTCGTCATCGAGCCGGGCTATTCCTGTGGGGAAGACAACGTGGGGTCTGTCTCCATATTTTTCATAGATTTCTCGGGGTTCCATTATATAGTGGGGAGTGACTGCAGTTATCTTTCCGTTGCTGTTCATGAGAACTGCAAATGCCTTATATACAGCATCCATGTCTGCAGCATGGAGAATTAAAAGGTATTCATCTTTTCCAACTTTAAGAGGTGGGGTTCCCCAGCCAATTTTGTATTCGAATTTTTCTTTGTCTATTGGAACAATTCCGTTGTATGTCTCAATCTCCCTTGGTTCAGAAGTCTCAAAAATATCTTCTGGAACTTCACTGATTACGCATAAATCTTTGGTTGTTCCGTTTTCCCTAATTGTTGGTCTCTGAAACATTTTTAATCCGTTCATTTCGGCAAGAAATGCATCCTTATCCCCAACGACTTTTGCTCCTTTAACTTTGAATGCCCCTATCTTTTTCCAACTCCCATCTCTATAAACAGCAGCCACTGGGAGATTCCTGAATAGTTCTTCGGTGTAATATCTTTTGGTCAGTCCGCAGTACACAAGAACTTTTTCACCATTAACAATTGTAGCCCGTGGGTCTTCTACTCCCCACATGTCGTACTCCGTATCTGGAATGATTATTAACTTGCCTTCGTACCTTTTTCTGGGGACTTCATCCAAGTCATCTACAGGTATTTTAAATTCAACAATTGCACTTGAATACGGATGCATGTAATATCCGGTAACCATCCTTGCATATACAGTTAGTGTGTCCCCTTCAATAAGCAGTCCTGGGTTAAAGATAGCCGCGGGTTTTCCCGGGTAGTTGGTGAGATGTATGTTGTTTGCAGATAGGACTCCAGTTCTTTTTACAATATCTGTGGTTTTGTTCTCCCTTTTAACTTCCGGTATGTCGTATATGAGCATGGTGCTCCCTCCATAAATGAAATCGAAAGTTATATAAGCTGAATTTTTATAAAACTTTTGGTGAAAATCATGTTCGAGTTTATAGAGCACTCTGGAGACGTTATAAAAAAGGTATGGGGTACTGAAACCTGGATTTTTTCAGCACATCCAGAGAACCCATCGGTTGTTGAGGTGAGAGGTGAGGAGTACAATTTTCTGGATTTATTGAGAAAACATAGAGAGTACATACTTGGAAATATTGAATGCTCCGATTTCCCAATTCTTGTAAAAATAATAGATCCAAATGAAACTCTAAGCGTTCAGGTTCATCCATCGGAGGAAGACGCTAAAAAGCTTGGAGAAAATGATCATGGAAAGGAAGAAGCGTGGGTAGTTCTTTCGGACAGGGGTTTTGTATACTTAGGTTTTGAGGGCGATTTTTCTGAACTGGAAGGGGATGTCATCAAAAAGATGCACAGGGTGGATGTTAAAAGGCTGGATTCAATAAACATCCCATCCGGAACATTGCATGCATTAGGTGCAGGTACAAAAGTGCTTGAGGTATCTACAAACTCGAACATCACATACAGGGTATATGACTTTGGCAGGGGAAGGGAGCTGCATCTTGACAAAGCGAAAAAGGTTGTAAAGAAAAGAAGCCTGGATGAATTGCTGTTGGGCTCAATAAGGGATAAACCTCTGAATACAGAATTTTTCAGAATTGAGTATCTGCATTTGAGGGGGTCTAAGGAGTTCTTAGTTGATTCATTTGTAATTATTGTATGCACTGCCGGAAAAGCAAACATTACGGGGAAGCAGGAAAAAACCTACATAGACAGCACAAAGCATGTGCTTGTTCCCGGCTCGATTGGTAGATTTGTAGTTGAGGGAAATGCTGAGCTTTTCATAATAAGTCCCGGAAAACAGTGTGCAAAATAGAAAAGGAAGAGATCATTGGAGAATTGTATGCAACCATTCCTGATCAATAAGCTCGTTATTTATCAGCTTGTCTCTGTTTTCTTTTACGTATTTTTCAATGTTTTCATTTATCTTTTCCTCGGTAATGCCATATTCCTCAATAACTGAAAGTATATAGTCAAGGTCAATTTCAAACTTCATTATCCTTGTGTCTGCAGCTCCATACCACCCTTCAACTTTCCCATCTGCCAAGGTTACTCCACAAATAAAGCATACCTTTGGAACATCGCCTATTATCTCCCAGGGAGTATCGGGAATGCAGAGAGGTATTGGCAATAACTTTTCAATCTTTGGCTCATCTTTTACTTTTAAGATACCCACTGTGACCCAATACTGATAGGGGATACTTCTCACGTGGACTGTGAAAAGGTATCTTGAGTTTCCAATGTAAATTGGCTGTGCACCAAGTCCAATTTTGTAAACCTCCCATTCATCAAGAGGGGCGAGCAGAATTCTGTTGTTTTTTGGGGGAGTTATCCTTACAAGCCTTTCATAAGGTAGTTTATTTTCTTTAGCTTTGGGATAGAGAGCCTGGGCTTGTTTAAACCCCTCGCCAAAATCCCCATACCATATACACGGCGGTTTGCTCCATGTTACCGGTCTGTGGATTAGCCAGGGTTTATCTCCAACCAGTGCCGAGTTTTTATCATCTGAGATATCCACTATTCCGACAAAATAAGCTTCATCAGCTTTTTTTCCAAGGGAAACTCCGATATAATCACTGTAGTTCTTTCTTGATGGAGACTCTGTATCGTTTGCGAGCAATGTTGAATGGGTATGAACCCACCATTCATTAATTTTAGAACATCTGTCATCTTCAAATCCGTAGATGTATTCTTCAATGGTGTATGGAGGATATAAGAAAAATTCCTTTGTCTTCCTAAAATTAATGCCATCCTCTGATTCATAGAGGCGTATCCAGGAAGTGTAATTAACATGGTGGGTTGATGTTCTTGCATACAGATAGTATTTTCCATCTTCCGAGCGGTATATTCCTGGATTAAAGACCACCCCTTCTCTTTCATCTAAAATTAGCCTTTTCTGGAGTTTATTGCTAAACAACTTTCTGTGCATTTCTACCAATTTTGGGTCCATATTCCCACCTCTCGGAAAATCCTCCTTTGATAGTTCCTATGATGGGCTTTAAACGCCTTTATCATATGCTAAGCCCTTTCATTACCTAATAAACCTTTCTCAACACACATGTGTTTAATTTTTCTGTTGAAATAGTTGATGTATGAAAAGCATGCTCTATATGTGTCCTTGTAGTTTGGATTAGCGTTTAGAAATTCAGGAAGTGCACACTCAAATGTCTCTTTTATAGGGGTGTGGATACAATTCGGGGGGCGTGAATTTCTTTATTTTGAGAGATATATCAGCACATAAAATTGTGACGTCTTCAGTATCGTAGCGACTAATAACTTCCCTACATATTCCACAGAGGAGAATTATTTCTTCAGGCCCATCAATAATTAAAAATTATAATTTATGCCTTCTTCTGTCATCATCGTTCCTGTTGCATTCTCCTCACCATGGATAGACCTTTAAAACTTTATACAAAACTTTATACCATGAGTCTTTCCATTATCAATATCCCAGCTCTCTGTTATGCTAATTGGAGATGTCAAAACTCTTTTAATCGTAGAAAAGCTTTTAAACTGGAGGGACTCTCTGAAAAACATATCGATCGACTTGTAAAAGTGAAAATTAAGCATTTGGAAGCCTATAAAGCAAAGGAGATGGTTGTCATGAAAGAAAAGGTAATTTATTTTCTTCCTCACACACATTGGGATAGAGAATGGTATCTGCCTTTTCAGATATTTAGGGCGAGACTCCTTCATGTAATAGACGTGCTTTTAGAGATGCTTGAGAAATTTCCAGAATTCAAGTTTAACCTGGATGGTCAGGTAATAGCCCTTGAGGACTACTTGGAGATCGAAAAGGATCCTCAGAAAACTGAAACCTTATTTTCAATGATTCGCAATGGAAGGATCTCAGTAGGGCCATTTTATGTTCTTCCAGATGAGTTCCTAATTTCTGGGGAAACCTTTATCCGAAACTTCCTCATTGCACAAAGAGTTTTGGAGGAACTGTCTTTACCTTCAATGAAAGTTGCGTATTTCCCTGATATGTTTGGGCATTCTGCGTATGTGCCGACTTTAATAAGAGGGCTTGGGATGGATTCCGTTCTTATATGGCGTGGTGTGGGAGATAAATGTCGTGATACAGAGTTTATATGGAAGGGACCAGATGGAAGCGAGGTTCTTTGCATAAACATAATAAGAGGTTATTGGAATTTAGGAGTTCCCTCCAGTGATTACCATGAATTTAAGAGAATGGTGGAAAAGGAAGTTGAGTTTCTGTTCAAGCACTCTCCGAGCGGTCACATACTCTTAATGGCAGGGAACGATCATAGATTCCCCTTTCCCCTGTTACCAGACTTCGTTAGAAAGTTGAATTCAGAGGGCTTAAAGTGTAAAATCGTAACCCTCGATGAATATGCTCAAATTTTGCAGAGAATGGAACTCAGCTTGAAGAAGATAGAGGGAGAAATGCGTGATTCGAAATATGCCCCAATACTTAAGGATGTTGCTTCAGCTCGTATCCATCTTGAGCAGAGGAGTCATCTAATAGAAAAAGAACTTGTGAGTATCGTCGAACCACTGAGTGCCATTGCATATGTTTATAGTCTGCCACTGGGTTCAGTTCTGAACCTATTGTTCTATGCATGGAAGCTCTTTTTGAAAACACTTCCCCATGATGACATATGTGGATGCAGCATTGACCAGGTTCACAAGGAAATGGAGGTGCTCCAAGATCAGGTTCTTCAGCTCATTAAAGTCATAAAATTAGAGCTCGTGAATAAGATAGCAGAGACATTAGTGAAAAATGGGACAGAAAATGGAAATCTTCAGCTTTTTGTATTCTCACCCTTTGAAAGGAAAACAAGAACGGTAGTTGAGAAAGAACTCTACATGCCTGAAGAGCTTCCTGAGAATTTACTTGAACGATTAGTGGTTGTGGAAAAGGGGAAAAAACTGCCGACAGTTGTTGAATACATAAAAGAGAGGGTCTTTGATGGAATACAGGTTTTGAGTAATACATTTGAGGAAGAGTACATTGCAAGATTTCTCACGGAGGAGGCACCTCCTCAGCTGAAAAAGGGAAAAGTTGTAAAAATCAAATTTGAGGTGGAGCTTCCGCCAATGGGCTTTAAAATATTTAATATTGAATTTGACAGCGGAATCCTTAGACCAGAGGAGGTATCAAAGAATGTCATAGAAACAGCATTCCTTAAAGTTAACGTTAATGAAGATGGCACGTTAACAATTGAAGACAGGAGAACAGGTAGGATGTACAGAAACCTCTTCTTCCTTGAAGATGCAGAAGATGTAGGCGACGAGTACAACTACTCTCCCTCAAAAAATCCTGAAATAGTAACAACTCTTGGACAGAAGGCTAAAATTAAACGCATAACGGAAGATTCTATTGGATTTTCCGTGGAGGTTGAACATGAACTTAGACTGCCAGAATCTTTTGACTTTGAGAGGGAAAGAAGATCTGAGGAGAAAGTCTCAATGCCTGTTAATATTACATACGTAATTTACAAGAGGAGTCCAAGGGTTGACATTAAAATTGAATTTGAGAATATCGCAAAGGATCACAGACTGAGGGTGCATATTCCACTTCCAGTGCATGTGGAAACAAATATATCAGATGATTACTTTGGTATAGTGACAAGGCCCAACAAGATTGAGATTTCGGAGGATCTTTCTCAGTATTCTGAAGTCCCTGAGTCAAGGTACCCAATGCAGAACTTTGTTTACATCGCGGATGATACTGGTGGGGCTGGTATATCTACAAGAGGACTTAAAGAATATGAAACAATACAGAAAGATGGAGAAGTTGAAGTTGCTCTTACATTACTGAGAAGCGTTGGTATGCTCTCCAGACCAGGACTACTAACTCGGAGTGAGGATGCAGGTCCTTCATTTTTAACACCTGAGGCACAATGTCTGGGAAACCATATTGCAGAATTTTCAGTATGGTTTACATATAAGCATGACTTGATTGAAGCTTACAATTTTTCCAGAAGGTATCAGATTTTTCCTCCGGTATTTTCCATTAGAGGAATAAGGGAAACGGAGATTTCACTTTTAAGTTTAGAGCCAGAATGCCTTATTTTGAGTTCATTTAAAGTATCCGAAGATGGAGATGGTACTATAATTCGATTTTATAATGTGAAAGACATGGATGTTAATGCAACTGTAAAACTGGGATGGGCTCCTAAAGAGGTTTGGCTTGCAAACATGGCAGAGAAACCAATCAAAAAGATCAAAACCAATGGAAATATCATTAAATTAAAAGTCGGAGCGAATGAGGTGATAACTCTCAAGGTAGTTTAAAAATTTAAAAATTATTGTATTATTGGGGGTGGAATCGAATGCCAGACCTTGACGAGATAGATAGAGAAATTTTACTTTTATTAAAAGATAACGCAAGAATGTCACTCACAGATATTGCCAAGAAAGTTGGGCTGAGTGTGATGGGGGTTAAAAACAGGATAAAGAAGCTTGAAGAAAGGGGCATAATCGAGGGATATTCGGCAAATATAAGCCTTTCGAGACTTGGGTATGATATCATGGCATTTGTTGAAATAAGTGTGGAAGCAAGAGTGAGAAGAGAGGTTGCAGAGGCACTGCAAAAGCGTAAGGAAGTTATAGAGCTATATGAGGTCACAGGGACATGTGATTTTATGGCCAAAATAGTTGTCAGAAACATGGAGGAGTTAAGAGAATTTCTGGCAATCACTTTGGCTAAGATGGAGGGAATTATATCAACTCAGACATTGCTTATAATTAGGAATTACAGAATTAAGTTTGACAAGTTATTGTAGGTGAGGGGTGATCGGAGTGAAGGGGATCATGGCATTTCTTTTTATAAAAACTCAACCTAAGAATCGACAGGTTCCTGTTGAAGATGAAATATCCAGAATGAAAGGCGTCTTGCATTTATATGAGGTTCTTGGAGAGTACGACATGTGTGTGCATGTTCATGCTGGGACGAGGGAAGAGCTTTCAAATTTGCTTTACAATATCTCAACTGTTGAGGGAGTTAAAGAAATTACCACAATAATCATATCTAAGAGGATTAAATGAAGTCTCAATATTTCTTGGCTTAAGTTAAATTTTAAATTTAACATCGAAAACCCCAGTAGATTGCATGTTCTCTACTGAAGATATTTCAAAAACTGGATATTTGATGGACAGAGAGATTCCTTAAAGAATTTTGATCTACGTGTATCTACCTTTAAGTGCAGGAATGTTCTGCAGTGTAGTTTAAATTTTAAAGAAAATTCTTATATATTGTTTGTATCTTAAAGCGGCATGAGGTGTTCACAATGGATGATATGCTGGCTGCTGTTCTATACGCAAAATGGGATCCAAAACCCGAATATAAGCCCACTCCAAAGGACATTGAAGGTAAACTGACATACCTTGGAGGGCTTGTGTGGAGGTATCCTGAGCTTAGGGTGGAGCGTAGACCAATTCCAAAGATCAAAGAGGACGAAGTCCTGATAAAAGTTAAAGCATGTGGCATATGTGGGTCTGATATACACATGTATGAATCCGACAAGGATGGCTATATTCTTTATCCGGGGCTTACGGCATTTCCGTGTGTTCTCGGACATGAATTTTCGGGTGAAATTGTTAAGGTTGGGGAAAAGGCATACAATCAGTGGGGAGAAAAATTTGAGGTTGGAACACCAGTAACGGCTGAGGAAATGGTATGGTGTGGCTATTGTAGACACTGTAGGGATGGTTATCCAAATCACTGCATCA
This genomic window contains:
- a CDS encoding Lrp/AsnC family transcriptional regulator — encoded protein: MKGIMAFLFIKTQPKNRQVPVEDEISRMKGVLHLYEVLGEYDMCVHVHAGTREELSNLLYNISTVEGVKEITTIIISKRIK
- a CDS encoding glycoside hydrolase family 38 N-terminal domain-containing protein → MVVMKEKVIYFLPHTHWDREWYLPFQIFRARLLHVIDVLLEMLEKFPEFKFNLDGQVIALEDYLEIEKDPQKTETLFSMIRNGRISVGPFYVLPDEFLISGETFIRNFLIAQRVLEELSLPSMKVAYFPDMFGHSAYVPTLIRGLGMDSVLIWRGVGDKCRDTEFIWKGPDGSEVLCINIIRGYWNLGVPSSDYHEFKRMVEKEVEFLFKHSPSGHILLMAGNDHRFPFPLLPDFVRKLNSEGLKCKIVTLDEYAQILQRMELSLKKIEGEMRDSKYAPILKDVASARIHLEQRSHLIEKELVSIVEPLSAIAYVYSLPLGSVLNLLFYAWKLFLKTLPHDDICGCSIDQVHKEMEVLQDQVLQLIKVIKLELVNKIAETLVKNGTENGNLQLFVFSPFERKTRTVVEKELYMPEELPENLLERLVVVEKGKKLPTVVEYIKERVFDGIQVLSNTFEEEYIARFLTEEAPPQLKKGKVVKIKFEVELPPMGFKIFNIEFDSGILRPEEVSKNVIETAFLKVNVNEDGTLTIEDRRTGRMYRNLFFLEDAEDVGDEYNYSPSKNPEIVTTLGQKAKIKRITEDSIGFSVEVEHELRLPESFDFERERRSEEKVSMPVNITYVIYKRSPRVDIKIEFENIAKDHRLRVHIPLPVHVETNISDDYFGIVTRPNKIEISEDLSQYSEVPESRYPMQNFVYIADDTGGAGISTRGLKEYETIQKDGEVEVALTLLRSVGMLSRPGLLTRSEDAGPSFLTPEAQCLGNHIAEFSVWFTYKHDLIEAYNFSRRYQIFPPVFSIRGIRETEISLLSLEPECLILSSFKVSEDGDGTIIRFYNVKDMDVNATVKLGWAPKEVWLANMAEKPIKKIKTNGNIIKLKVGANEVITLKVV
- a CDS encoding Lrp/AsnC family transcriptional regulator; this translates as MPDLDEIDREILLLLKDNARMSLTDIAKKVGLSVMGVKNRIKKLEERGIIEGYSANISLSRLGYDIMAFVEISVEARVRREVAEALQKRKEVIELYEVTGTCDFMAKIVVRNMEELREFLAITLAKMEGIISTQTLLIIRNYRIKFDKLL
- a CDS encoding glycoside hydrolase family 130 protein, yielding MDPKLVEMHRKLFSNKLQKRLILDEREGVVFNPGIYRSEDGKYYLYARTSTHHVNYTSWIRLYESEDGINFRKTKEFFLYPPYTIEEYIYGFEDDRCSKINEWWVHTHSTLLANDTESPSRKNYSDYIGVSLGKKADEAYFVGIVDISDDKNSALVGDKPWLIHRPVTWSKPPCIWYGDFGEGFKQAQALYPKAKENKLPYERLVRITPPKNNRILLAPLDEWEVYKIGLGAQPIYIGNSRYLFTVHVRSIPYQYWVTVGILKVKDEPKIEKLLPIPLCIPDTPWEIIGDVPKVCFICGVTLADGKVEGWYGAADTRIMKFEIDLDYILSVIEEYGITEEKINENIEKYVKENRDKLINNELIDQEWLHTILQ
- a CDS encoding glycoside hydrolase family 130 protein yields the protein MLIYDIPEVKRENKTTDIVKRTGVLSANNIHLTNYPGKPAAIFNPGLLIEGDTLTVYARMVTGYYMHPYSSAIVEFKIPVDDLDEVPRKRYEGKLIIIPDTEYDMWGVEDPRATIVNGEKVLVYCGLTKRYYTEELFRNLPVAAVYRDGSWKKIGAFKVKGAKVVGDKDAFLAEMNGLKMFQRPTIRENGTTKDLCVISEVPEDIFETSEPREIETYNGIVPIDKEKFEYKIGWGTPPLKVGKDEYLLILHAADMDAVYKAFAVLMNSNGKITAVTPHYIMEPREIYEKYGDRPHVVFPTGIARLDDEILIAYGAADSFIGIGKIDFSEIMSILDSNRVY
- a CDS encoding type I phosphomannose isomerase catalytic subunit, which encodes MFEFIEHSGDVIKKVWGTETWIFSAHPENPSVVEVRGEEYNFLDLLRKHREYILGNIECSDFPILVKIIDPNETLSVQVHPSEEDAKKLGENDHGKEEAWVVLSDRGFVYLGFEGDFSELEGDVIKKMHRVDVKRLDSINIPSGTLHALGAGTKVLEVSTNSNITYRVYDFGRGRELHLDKAKKVVKKRSLDELLLGSIRDKPLNTEFFRIEYLHLRGSKEFLVDSFVIIVCTAGKANITGKQEKTYIDSTKHVLVPGSIGRFVVEGNAELFIISPGKQCAK